A window from Campylobacter concisus encodes these proteins:
- the htpG gene encoding molecular chaperone HtpG, producing the protein MADKFEFQTEVNDLLNLMIHSLYSNKEIFLRELISNSNDALDKLNYLCLTDEKYKSLSYTPRIDIKVDDKAKTLTISDNGIGMDKDELIANLGTIARSGTKGFMKNLSGDAKKDSSLIGQFGVGFYSAFMVASKIEVISKRALSDKAYKWTSDAKNYEIEDAQKESFGTDIILHLNDDEFANSWRIEEIVKKYSNHIPYPIFMDKQSYVAPKEGEKEGTYETKNEQINKANALWRLNKASLKEQDYNDFYKQISHDSSDPLLYIHTKAEGKIEYSTLFYVPSTEPFDLFRVDYQSGVKLYVKRVFITDDAKELLPPYLRFIKGIIDVEDLPLNVSREILQENAIMRSVKEQSVKKILSELAKLKDNDREKYIKFYKLFGKVLKEGLYGFNAEKEQILDLCLFKSSKRDGLISLKEYKEAMKENQKSIYYISGNNENMLRNSPLLESFKKNDIEVLIMDEEIDTIVMPMVNEFDKTPLKSVSHADINDEIKSGEKVDESKVANTLVKMKEILKDEVKDVRLSSRLSSSAAVLIYDKNDPDYAMQEMLRQMGQGANAPKVKPILEINADHEIFAKLEKNEAMIYDIAPLLLDMARLNEGMSLENPAKFSELLTKVMIKAI; encoded by the coding sequence ATGGCAGATAAATTTGAATTTCAAACCGAGGTCAATGACCTTTTAAATTTGATGATCCACTCTCTTTACTCAAACAAAGAGATATTTTTAAGAGAGCTCATCTCAAACTCAAACGACGCTCTTGACAAGCTAAATTACCTTTGCTTGACTGATGAAAAGTATAAAAGTCTAAGCTACACTCCAAGGATCGACATCAAAGTAGATGATAAAGCTAAGACTTTAACCATTAGCGACAATGGTATCGGTATGGACAAGGATGAACTCATCGCAAATTTAGGCACGATAGCAAGAAGCGGCACAAAAGGTTTTATGAAAAATTTAAGTGGCGATGCTAAAAAAGATAGCTCACTGATCGGTCAGTTTGGTGTTGGCTTTTACTCAGCATTTATGGTGGCAAGTAAGATCGAAGTCATAAGCAAACGAGCACTTAGCGACAAAGCCTACAAATGGACATCTGATGCAAAAAACTATGAGATCGAAGATGCCCAAAAAGAGAGCTTTGGAACGGACATCATCTTACATTTAAATGACGATGAGTTTGCAAATTCTTGGCGTATCGAAGAGATAGTCAAGAAGTATTCAAATCACATTCCTTATCCTATATTTATGGATAAACAAAGCTATGTCGCTCCAAAAGAAGGCGAAAAAGAGGGCACTTATGAGACTAAAAACGAGCAAATAAACAAGGCAAATGCGCTTTGGAGGCTAAATAAAGCCAGCCTAAAAGAGCAAGATTATAACGACTTTTATAAGCAAATTTCACACGACAGCAGTGATCCGCTCCTTTACATCCACACAAAAGCTGAGGGTAAGATTGAGTACTCAACTCTATTTTATGTGCCAAGCACTGAGCCGTTTGACCTCTTTAGGGTTGATTATCAAAGTGGCGTAAAGCTCTATGTAAAAAGAGTTTTCATCACAGATGATGCAAAAGAACTCTTGCCGCCATATTTAAGATTTATCAAGGGCATCATTGATGTTGAGGACTTGCCACTAAATGTTAGCCGCGAAATTTTACAAGAAAATGCGATCATGAGAAGTGTCAAAGAGCAAAGCGTGAAGAAAATTTTAAGCGAGCTTGCAAAGTTAAAAGATAACGACCGAGAAAAATACATAAAATTTTACAAACTATTTGGCAAGGTTTTAAAAGAGGGGCTTTATGGATTTAACGCTGAAAAAGAGCAAATTTTAGATCTTTGCCTATTTAAAAGTTCAAAAAGAGACGGACTTATCAGCCTAAAAGAGTACAAAGAAGCGATGAAAGAGAATCAAAAGTCGATCTACTACATCAGCGGCAACAATGAAAATATGCTAAGAAATTCTCCGCTTCTTGAGAGTTTTAAGAAAAACGACATCGAAGTGCTTATTATGGATGAAGAGATCGATACGATCGTTATGCCAATGGTCAATGAATTTGACAAAACACCTCTAAAATCAGTCTCACACGCTGATATAAATGATGAGATCAAAAGCGGTGAGAAGGTCGATGAGAGCAAGGTTGCAAACACGCTTGTTAAAATGAAAGAAATTTTAAAAGATGAAGTCAAAGATGTAAGACTAAGCTCAAGACTTTCAAGCTCGGCTGCGGTGCTAATTTACGATAAAAACGATCCTGATTACGCTATGCAAGAGATGTTAAGGCAAATGGGTCAAGGCGCAAACGCTCCAAAAGTTAAACCGATCTTGGAGATCAACGCTGATCATGAAATTTTTGCAAAACTAGAGAAAAATGAGGCGATGATTTATGACATAGCGCCTTTGCTTCTTGATATGGCAAGACTAAATGAGGGCATGAGCCTAGAAAACCCAGCTAAATTTTCAGAGCTACTAACGAAAGTGATGATAAAAGCTATCTAA